The genomic segment ATGACCAGCTGCTTGCCACCTGGACGCCGGACCCGCAAGCCAAGGACGACGTCACTCGCTGGCGCATCGACCGTCTCGGCGCGCTGAAGGCTCGGGCGCGTACGGCGCAGGTCATCAGCGAGTACCAGAATCTGATCGGTGAAGGGGTGAACATCCCCACCTACGCCATGCGTTGGGTCGCGGCCGCCCACCTGGATCAGCGTCAGCCCGAAATCGCTGCCGATCAGTACCGCCAGGTGTTGGCAGCGCCAGACCGCGATCCTGCCGATTACGTCGAAGACACCACCGCGTTGTATTACGCCTTGCAGGAAAGCGGCCACGAGGACGAGGCGCGGACCGTGGCGGAGAATCTGGCGAAATCCCAGAACCCGCGGGTCGAGCTAAAGGGACTGCCCTTCGGCAACCCCAACGATTCCTGGATGGACGCACAACAACTCGCCGCCCAGGCCGAGACAACCGGTTCGGACCTGAAATCCGGCGAACAGCGTTTGCAGACCTTGGTGGACCAGGCACCGGGCAACACGGGTTTGCGTGTAGCGCAGGCCGATCTGTACCGGGATCGTGCCTGGCCGCGGCGCTCCGAGAGCGAGCTCAAGGAAGTTGAAGCCTTGACCCCGCGCGACATCGGACTGGAAGTCGCCCAGGGTCACACTGCCATGGACCTGCAGGAATGGCGGCAGATGGACGAGTTGGCCGACGACGCCATGGCGCGTTTCCCGGACAACCGTCAGGTGCAGCGTCTGGACCGCCTGCGCGATGTGCATGACATGGCGGAGCTGCGCGTGCAGACCTATGGTGGCAAGGCTAACGGTGGCGGGGGCAATGCTGGCGCGGTGGCGGGCAGCCGGGATTTTGGTATTGAAACCCTGCTCTACAGTCCACCCATCGACGAAGACTGGCGCGTCTTCACCGGTGTCGGATATGCCATCGGCGACTTCCAGGAAGGCACCGGCACCGATCGCTGGGAGCGCCTGGGCGTTGATCGCCGCACCCGCGACATGACCCTTGAAGCGGAAGTGTCGAACCATGACTTCGGTTACGGCGCCAAGCAGGGCGCTCGCGTTGCCATTACCCGCGACATCAACGACAACTGGCAATACGGCGGCAGCTTCGCCTATCTGTCGGCCAACACGCCGTTGCGCGCCCTGAACAGCGATGTCACGTCCAATGGCGGCAGCGGTTTCATCCGCTGGCGCGCCAATGAAAGCCGTGAGTGGAAGCTGTCTGTCAGCCCGTCACATTTCAGCGACGGCAACAACCGCGTCGAAGCCTTGCTGACCGGTCGCGAGGGTGTTTACAGCACACCGAAAGTGCAGGTCGATCTGGGTCTGGAAGTGGGTGCCAGTCACAACTCCGAATCTGAAGACGTGCCGTACTTCAACCCCAAATCCGACTTCAGCGTGCTGCCGACGGTCAACGTCAATCACGTGCTCTACCACCGCTACGAAACCACCTGGAGCCAGCAGTTCCAGGCCGGTGCGGGCACCTATAGCCAGCGTGATTATTCCACTGGCGGCATCGGCTTGCTCGGCTACGGGCAGCGATACAGCTGGAACGATGTGTTCGAGGTAGGCGGTCTGTTCAGCGTGATAAACCGACCCTATGACGGCAACCGCGAAACCGATCTGCGTCTGTTGGTCGACCTCACTTACCGCTTCTAGAAGAGTTTGAAGATGCCTTTGATTTCGCGTTTCATCCTTCTGCTGGGAGTGCTGCTGATCAGCGCCTGCGCCCAGCAAGCTCCGACCTTCGCGCCGCCGTCCACGCGCCCGCTGTCGGACAATGAAAAGCCGTGGCCGAAGAACCATGTGCTGGGGATTGCCTACCATGACATCGAAGACCGTGACCCCGATCAGGCCGTGGTGGCGGTGCGCACCGAGCGCATGATCGAGCAGTTGGCCTGGCTGCGGGAGAACGGCTACAAACCGGTGACCATTGATCAGATCCTGGCGGCCCACAAGGGCGGTCCGGAGTTGCCGGCCAAGGCGATTCTGCTGAGTTTCGACGATGGTTATGCGAGCTTCTACACCCGCGTGCTGCCGGTGCTGCGCGCCTATGACTGGCACGCGTTGCTGGCGCCGGTCGGCGTGTGGATCGATACACCGGCGGACCAGCAGGTGGATTTTGCCGGCCAGATGCGCCCACGTTCGGACTTCCTGAACTGGGATCAGGTGCGGGAGATCTCCAGGTCCGGGCTGGTGGAAATCGCCGCCCACACTGATGCCAGCCACAAAGGCATCCTCGCCAACCCGCAGGGCAACTTGCAGCCAGCGGCGGCGACCCGTCGCTATGACCCGACTACCGGCCGCTACGAGACCGAAGAAGCGTTCCAGGCGCGCATGCGTACTGACGTGGTGACCATTACAGAGAAAATCCGCAAGGCCGTCGGCTATAAGCCGCGAGTCTGGGTCTGGCCGTACGGCACGGCAGACGGCACCTCGCTGGAAGTGATCAACGAGCAGGGCTATCAGATGGCCCTGACCCTGGACGACGGCCTCGATGCCCTCGACAACCTGATGAGCAGCCCACGCTTCCTGGTCGCCTCTGACCCGGACGGTGAACACTTCGCCAACAGCATCGTGGCAGTGCAGGCCGATGCGCCTATGCGCGTGGTGCATGTGGACCTGGACAACGTCTACGACCCAGATCTGGCCCAACAGGACATCAACCTCAGCAAACTGATCCAGCGCATGGCCGATATGGGCGCCAACACCGTGTTCCTGCAAGCTTTCGCCGACCCGAAAGGCGATGGCCTGGTGCACTCGCTGTACTTCCCCAACCGCCATCTGCCGGTGCGCGCCGACATCTTCGACCGCGTCGCCTGGCAGTTGCGCACCCGTGCCCACGTCAAGGTCTTTGCGTGGATGCCGGTGCTCAGTTTCGCCCTGGATTCGTCCTTGCCGCGCGTTACACGCTGGGACCCGAAAACCGGCACGACCTCGATTGACCCCGACCAGTACAAACGCCTGTCGCCGTTCGACCCGAACGTGCGCCGCCAGATCGGCGAGATCTATCAGGACCTGGCGCGCCTGACTTCGGTCGACGGCATTCTTTATCACGATGACGCCGTGCTGTCGGACTTCGAAGACGCCGGTCCCGAGGCGCTCAAGGTGTATGCCGCCAACGGTCTGCCGGGTTCCATGGCGGCGTTGCGCGACGACCCTGCGGTGATGCAGCGCTGGACGCGGTTCAAGAGCCGCTACCTGATCGACTTCACCCAGGAACTGACCGCCAAGGTCCGCGCCATTCGCGGCCCGCAAGTACTGACAGCGCGCAACATCTTTGCCGAGCCGATGCTCAACCCGCAAAGCGAAGCCTGGTTCGCGCAGAACCTCGATGACTTCCTGGCGACCTACGACTGGACGGCGCCGATGGCCATGCCGTTCATGGAAAAACAATCACAGCAACACTCCGCAGCCTGGCTCGAGGCGCTGGTGGCAACGGTCAAGACCCGGCCCGATGCGCTCAAGCGCACGGTGTTCGAGCTGCAAGCCCGGGACTGGACGAAAAAAGCCGATTCCGACATCGACGGCGAGCAGTTGGCCGACTGGATGGGCCGCCTCAAGCGCCAGGGCGCTACCAGCTTTGGCTACTACCCGGATAATTTCCTCGAGAACCTGCCGGACCTGAAAATCGTGCGGCCTGCGCTCTCCAACAAGTGGAATCCATAACATGCTGGATAGATTTCTGGCTCTGCTGGTTCTGGCGATCGTCCTCGGGATTCCCCTGGGGCTGATCTTCCTGGTCACCGGGCAATTTTTAATGGACTTCGTGTTCTTCTACCCGCTGTTCATGTCGGGGTTGTGGATCGCCGGCGGCTTCTATTTCTGGATGCACTGGGAGCGACACTGGCCGTGGAAGGACGACACGCTACCGCCTCCGCTGGCCGGTGAGCCGATGATTTCGATCCTCATCCCTTGCTACAACGAAGGCGATAATGCGGCGGAAACCATCCAAGCGGCACTGGCCCAGCACTATCCAAATATTGAGGTCATCGCCATCAACGACGGCTCCAGGGACAACACCGCCGCCGTACTCGACACGCTGGCGGCGCAGGATCCACGTTTGCGCGTGCTGCACCTGGCCGAAAACCAGGGCAAGGCCGTTGCCCTGCGCATGGGCGCCATCGCGGCGCGCAGTGAGTATCTGGTGTGCATTGACGGCGATGCGCTGCTGGCACCGAACACGGCGGCCTATCTGGTGGCGCCGATGCTCGATAATGCGCGCCTCGGTGCCGTGACCGGCAACCCGCGTATTCGTACGCGCTCGACGCTGGTGGGCCGGGTTCAGGTGGGCGAGTTTTCCTCGATCATTGGGCTGATCAAGCGTACTCAGCGGGTGTTCGGGCGGATCTTCACCGTCTCCGGGGTCATCGTCGCGTTCCGCCGCACCGCCCTGAACCGGGTTGGCTACTGGAGCCCGGACATGATCACCGAAGACATCGACATCAGCTGGAAACTGCAACTGGACCATTGGAGCATCTTCTACGAGCCCCGGGCGTTGTGCTGGATCCTGATGCCGGAAACCCTCAACGGCCTTTGGAAACAACGTCTGCGCTGGGCCCAGGGTGGTGCCGAAGTCCTGTTCAAAAACATTCGCGGGATCTGGCAGTACCGTCACCGTTATCTCTGGCCGATTCTGTTCGATTACTGCCTGTCCACGGGTTGGGCCTTCACGTTCCTGCTGTCAGTGATCTTTTATGTCGTCGGAAAATTCGTCGAAATGCCCGAAGCCATTGCGGTGCATCACCTGTTGCCGCCTGCGTTTACCGGACTGGTGCTGGCGATGGTGTGCCTGATGCAATTTGCCGTCAGCATCCTGATCGACCGCCGTTATGAGAAGGATTTGTGGAAAACCATGTTCTGGGTGGTCTGGTATCCCCTGGTGTTCTGGTTCATCAGCTTGCTCACGACCCTGGTGAGCTTCCCCAAAGTGCTGCTCGGCCGACATCAGAAGCGTGCGCGCTGGGTCAGTCCGGACCGGGGTATCAAGCCGCGAGACGACGATGAAGAGGAGGTCATCAAATGAAAATCATCAGAACCCGGCAGCGGCCTTTTCTGATTGTGGTCGATGTCTTCTTCACCGTGCTGGCCTGGATCGGGCTCCTGTATCTGCTGGTGCGGGGGCTTTGGCCGTTGCTCGATAGCCATGACGGCCCGCGTATCGATGGGACGTTTTTCGATGCCCTGGGTACGTTGCAGATCTACCTGTGGGTGGCATTGTTCAACGCAGTCGTCCTGATTTCGTGGGCGCGTTATCAGCAGCGCAAAAGCCGCAGCTTCGCCCAACGGCGCCTGCCGGCCCCGGTGGCGGACGATGAAGGGCTGAGCAAGAGCTTCAAATTGACCGGGGATCGACTCGAAAGATTGCGTACACCCGGCTCGATGATCATCCATAACAATCAGGACGGTGACATCAGCCATGTCGTGCCGCATTTCGTCCCTGTTGATCCTGCGTTGCAACCACCCCCGCTGGCGCCACTGGAGCACCCGCTGGTTATCCGTTTGCCCTCCGAGGACGACGGTAAAGACACGGTGAATCACCTCTGAAGTGTGCAGTTGTCTGTGACGAGGGAGCTTGCTCGCGCTGGAGGCCGCAGGACTCCGGGTATCGGCTACGGACTTCTACCGGATAAAACTCCGATACTGATATTGCGTCTGCTGCGCAGCCAAGCGGGGGTAAGCTCCCTCGACACAGGGTCGGTTCAACCAAAGTCTCGAACCAGTCGCCAAGCCTCGTCCACCGGCAGCGGCTGTTTCATCCGCTCGGCCAACATTGCCATGGCCCGCTCCTCATCGCACGCTACTGCCGCGACCACCACACCGTCCTTGCCGAACAGGCCAATAAAGGGCGGGTGATAAGGATCGCCCTTGAACTCGACGTCATCCCATTGCTCGGCGTGCCCGAGGTAGTCGTAGTTTTTGCCGAAGTGCCAGGTCCAGAAAAACGGCACATCCAGATAGTGTTCATTGCCACCGAGCATGTTGGCCGCCGCGATCCGCGCCTGTTGCTGCGCCAGGCGCCAGTGTTCGATGCGCTGGGGCTGGCCGTTGAGCGGGAACGTGGCGATGTCGCCGACGGCCCACAGCCCGTCGCTGACGCGCATGCCGCCATCGACTTTCAGTGATTTGTCTTTCTCTTTTGGCAGATCGGCAAACGGCTCGGTAGCCGGGCTGACACCGATGCCCACCAGCACCAGATCCGCCGGCAAGCGCTGGCCGTTATCCAGTTGTACGGCCTCAACCTTGTCGGTGCCGTCGATGCGCTGGGCCTCGCCCTGAGTATGAAACACCACGCCATTGGCCTCGTGCCGGGCGCGAATGGCCTTGCCGACGGTGGTGCCGAATTGCGCCGCGAACGGCACGGCATGACGAGCCAGTACCGTCACGTCCAGACCGTATTGGCGCAACGCTGAAGCGGACTCCAGGGCGATAAAACTGTCACCGATAATCATCACCCGCTGGCCGGGTTTTGCGGCTTCGATGATTCGTTTCGCCTGCTCTCTGGAGCGCAGCAGAAACACCTGCGGCAGATCGGCGCCGGGCAGCTTCAGCGGTTCGGGAATCCCGCCTGTAGCCAGCACGGCGGCGTCGTAGGTGAAGGATTGGCCATCGGTCAGGCGCAGGGTTTTGTTGGCGGCGTCCAGACTCGCTACTTCGCCTTGAATTCGCTCGATCCGCTGGGCTTTATAGAACTCTTCGTCGCGCAGGGGCGGGATTTCTTCGGGAGGCATTTCCCCCGCAATCACGAATTTGCTCAGTACGGTGCGGTCATAACCGGCACCGGGCTCCCGGTCGATCAACTGTATGCGGCCGCCAAAACCTTTTTCCCGCAACGCCGCCGCGCATGCCGTCCCTGCGGCGCCAGCGCCGACGATCACAAAAGTGCGAGGGTCATCCGCTGGTGGTGGGTGGCCGTCCAGCAAGGGTTGGTCGTCGACCCAAACCTCGTCACCGCGCATTTCCACGCCATAGCGCCGCAAACTGTCCAGCGCTGGCGGTTCACACAGCGCGCCGTCCTCAATCCGAAACGCAGCCTTGTGCCACGGACAAATCAACCGTCCATGACACACCGCACCCTCGGCCAGCGGAGCCCCCGCGTGCGGGCATTCCCCCTGAAAGGCGCGCAGTTGCACACCGACCTTCAGCAGGACGATTTTCATCTCGTTGATGTGCACTTCAAGGCCCCGGTTTTCCGGGACATCGGTGAAACGGGCGGCGCGGTGCAGGGCCATGATCGCTCTCCAGACAGGCGTTTCACGTTGGAGCCCGATGCTTATCCCGAGGTTCAGCGCATTTGCCACTGCCACCGTACGAGCGGTCCGGCTATAGTTCGCAGGCCGACGATGGCCCAACCCGCACAAGGTTTTCCGCAATGTCTCGATTGACCTCTCTGACCCCTTGGCTGGCGGCTGTTGCAGTCGCCCTTTGCGTGCAAATGCCCGTGCAGGCCGTGGAGCGCTTCACCCTCA from the Pseudomonas sp. N3-W genome contains:
- the pgaB gene encoding poly-beta-1,6-N-acetyl-D-glucosamine N-deacetylase PgaB encodes the protein MPLISRFILLLGVLLISACAQQAPTFAPPSTRPLSDNEKPWPKNHVLGIAYHDIEDRDPDQAVVAVRTERMIEQLAWLRENGYKPVTIDQILAAHKGGPELPAKAILLSFDDGYASFYTRVLPVLRAYDWHALLAPVGVWIDTPADQQVDFAGQMRPRSDFLNWDQVREISRSGLVEIAAHTDASHKGILANPQGNLQPAAATRRYDPTTGRYETEEAFQARMRTDVVTITEKIRKAVGYKPRVWVWPYGTADGTSLEVINEQGYQMALTLDDGLDALDNLMSSPRFLVASDPDGEHFANSIVAVQADAPMRVVHVDLDNVYDPDLAQQDINLSKLIQRMADMGANTVFLQAFADPKGDGLVHSLYFPNRHLPVRADIFDRVAWQLRTRAHVKVFAWMPVLSFALDSSLPRVTRWDPKTGTTSIDPDQYKRLSPFDPNVRRQIGEIYQDLARLTSVDGILYHDDAVLSDFEDAGPEALKVYAANGLPGSMAALRDDPAVMQRWTRFKSRYLIDFTQELTAKVRAIRGPQVLTARNIFAEPMLNPQSEAWFAQNLDDFLATYDWTAPMAMPFMEKQSQQHSAAWLEALVATVKTRPDALKRTVFELQARDWTKKADSDIDGEQLADWMGRLKRQGATSFGYYPDNFLENLPDLKIVRPALSNKWNP
- a CDS encoding FAD-dependent oxidoreductase, with the translated sequence MALHRAARFTDVPENRGLEVHINEMKIVLLKVGVQLRAFQGECPHAGAPLAEGAVCHGRLICPWHKAAFRIEDGALCEPPALDSLRRYGVEMRGDEVWVDDQPLLDGHPPPADDPRTFVIVGAGAAGTACAAALREKGFGGRIQLIDREPGAGYDRTVLSKFVIAGEMPPEEIPPLRDEEFYKAQRIERIQGEVASLDAANKTLRLTDGQSFTYDAAVLATGGIPEPLKLPGADLPQVFLLRSREQAKRIIEAAKPGQRVMIIGDSFIALESASALRQYGLDVTVLARHAVPFAAQFGTTVGKAIRARHEANGVVFHTQGEAQRIDGTDKVEAVQLDNGQRLPADLVLVGIGVSPATEPFADLPKEKDKSLKVDGGMRVSDGLWAVGDIATFPLNGQPQRIEHWRLAQQQARIAAANMLGGNEHYLDVPFFWTWHFGKNYDYLGHAEQWDDVEFKGDPYHPPFIGLFGKDGVVVAAVACDEERAMAMLAERMKQPLPVDEAWRLVRDFG
- the pgaD gene encoding poly-beta-1,6-N-acetyl-D-glucosamine biosynthesis protein PgaD, with protein sequence MKIIRTRQRPFLIVVDVFFTVLAWIGLLYLLVRGLWPLLDSHDGPRIDGTFFDALGTLQIYLWVALFNAVVLISWARYQQRKSRSFAQRRLPAPVADDEGLSKSFKLTGDRLERLRTPGSMIIHNNQDGDISHVVPHFVPVDPALQPPPLAPLEHPLVIRLPSEDDGKDTVNHL
- the pgaA gene encoding poly-beta-1,6 N-acetyl-D-glucosamine export porin PgaA codes for the protein MPFFAVPFIHRGLRPLFRVALCSQLLWPALAFADTPYDQMVRDARAGNYTPALTVLRQVPANQATTSQISDHLQIAGWAGLDAEVVQVYETQGRNRVLPVQALTATARAYRNLKRWDSATELYNKALALEPQNPDLQLGLAMTQADAGKPEEAVIRTKALVAAKPDDPSRRLALAYALTRAGKNYDALFEYDQAFIRAGSKPDVAREYVYALQRVRLPEPALRLARQRPGLIDPVQLRRLEGDVAAEQVRMAEFATRSEKERFDIADRALKTYDQLLATWTPDPQAKDDVTRWRIDRLGALKARARTAQVISEYQNLIGEGVNIPTYAMRWVAAAHLDQRQPEIAADQYRQVLAAPDRDPADYVEDTTALYYALQESGHEDEARTVAENLAKSQNPRVELKGLPFGNPNDSWMDAQQLAAQAETTGSDLKSGEQRLQTLVDQAPGNTGLRVAQADLYRDRAWPRRSESELKEVEALTPRDIGLEVAQGHTAMDLQEWRQMDELADDAMARFPDNRQVQRLDRLRDVHDMAELRVQTYGGKANGGGGNAGAVAGSRDFGIETLLYSPPIDEDWRVFTGVGYAIGDFQEGTGTDRWERLGVDRRTRDMTLEAEVSNHDFGYGAKQGARVAITRDINDNWQYGGSFAYLSANTPLRALNSDVTSNGGSGFIRWRANESREWKLSVSPSHFSDGNNRVEALLTGREGVYSTPKVQVDLGLEVGASHNSESEDVPYFNPKSDFSVLPTVNVNHVLYHRYETTWSQQFQAGAGTYSQRDYSTGGIGLLGYGQRYSWNDVFEVGGLFSVINRPYDGNRETDLRLLVDLTYRF
- the pgaC gene encoding poly-beta-1,6-N-acetyl-D-glucosamine synthase — translated: MLDRFLALLVLAIVLGIPLGLIFLVTGQFLMDFVFFYPLFMSGLWIAGGFYFWMHWERHWPWKDDTLPPPLAGEPMISILIPCYNEGDNAAETIQAALAQHYPNIEVIAINDGSRDNTAAVLDTLAAQDPRLRVLHLAENQGKAVALRMGAIAARSEYLVCIDGDALLAPNTAAYLVAPMLDNARLGAVTGNPRIRTRSTLVGRVQVGEFSSIIGLIKRTQRVFGRIFTVSGVIVAFRRTALNRVGYWSPDMITEDIDISWKLQLDHWSIFYEPRALCWILMPETLNGLWKQRLRWAQGGAEVLFKNIRGIWQYRHRYLWPILFDYCLSTGWAFTFLLSVIFYVVGKFVEMPEAIAVHHLLPPAFTGLVLAMVCLMQFAVSILIDRRYEKDLWKTMFWVVWYPLVFWFISLLTTLVSFPKVLLGRHQKRARWVSPDRGIKPRDDDEEEVIK